In Oncorhynchus clarkii lewisi isolate Uvic-CL-2024 chromosome 24, UVic_Ocla_1.0, whole genome shotgun sequence, one DNA window encodes the following:
- the LOC139382960 gene encoding exosome complex component RRP46, with translation MDVCASSSPTLREFGCEQNLLSRPDGSSSFVQGDTSVLAGVYGPAEVKVSKEIYDRATLEVVMQPKVGLPCVRERAREQCVRETCEASLLSTLHPRSSLTLVLQVVHDDGSLLSCFLNSACMALMDAGLPMSCLFAGVTCAIDTDGQVITDPNAAQEKESRALMTFAIDSTERRVMMSSTRGSFTVHELQQCIAVSQKASDKIFQFYRDSVRRRYSKTL, from the exons ATGGATGTGTGTGCATCTTCGAGTCCTACTTTGAGGGAGTTTGGCTGCGAACAGAATTTACTATCACGACCTGATGGATCGTCGTCCTTCGTCCAAG GAGACACCAGTGTATTAGCTGGAGTGTATGGCCCGGCGGAGGTGAAGGTCAGTAAGGAGATCTATGACAGAGCTACCCTGGAGGTGGTGATGCAGCCCAAAGTGGGACTACCAT GTgtcagagagcgagccagagaacAGTGTGTGAGGGAAACATGCGAGGCGTCGCTTCTCTCCACCCTTCATCCACGCTCCTCCCTCACTCTCGTCCTACAAGTGGTCCATGATGACGGTTCA CTGTTGTCCTGCTTTCTGAACTCAGCCTGTATGGCCCTGATGGACGCGGGCCTGCCTATGAGCTGCCTGTTCGCTGGGGTCACCTGTGCCATCGATACAGATGGCCAGGTCATTACCGACCCCAACGCAGCACAGGAGAAG GAAAGTCGAGCTTTGATGACCTTCGCTATTGACAGTACCGAGCGCAGAGTGATGATGTCATCCACCAGAGGGTCTTTTACAGTTCACGAG CTGCAACAGTGTATAGCTGTCAGTCAGAAAGCATCGGACAAGATCTTCCAGTTCTACAGAGATTCTGTCAGACGAAGATATTCCAAGACACTCTGA